The nucleotide sequence TCATCTGCATCTCCACCAGCACGATGTCCGCCTTGCCGCCGTTCGCGGCCGCCGACGCGGTCAGGTTCACCCACATCTTGCACGTGAACCGCGGCTTGGTGGCCGCGCTCCCCCTGGCGCAGACCACGGAGACGGCGGTGGCCGCGGCGCCGAGCGCGCCCACGGTGAGCAGGAACACGCGGCCGTCGTCGTCGCCGACGAGCAGCAGCCGCGGCGTGGACACGGGCACCTGGAACCGGCTCACCTTGCCGTAGTGGATGGGGCGCACCGGCACGGAGTGGGCGGCGCTGAGGTGGGCGGCGAGGTCCGAAGCCGCGCCGACGAAGCCGCAGCCGTGCTCCGTGCAGCGGCAGGGCGCGTGCGCGCAGGCGCTCCGGTGCTCCTCGGCCTGGTGGTAGGTGACGTACCTGTGGCAGCCGGCGTTGGGGCACTGGACCCTGGTGGAGGAGACGACGGCGTCCAGCGCCGGGCAGGGGTCGAAGAAGCCGCAGCCGTCCGCGCACGCCCCGCACTGCCCGGAGGGCTGCTGGGCCGCGCACCCGCCGCAGGCCAGGTGGCCGCCCTTGCACTGCAGGCACACAGATCGGAGTCCGGCGGCAGATCAGCACATCCGCAGGAAAGAATCAATCGAGTTTGTAGTGtggaaaaaggaaaggagcagaGGAAGAACCTGGAAGACGGGGGGCTTGAAGGGGAGGGTGCAGAGCGGGCAGTGGAGCACGCACATGTCGATCTTCACCGCGAGCTCCGCCCTCGGGCTGTGCTCCGGCGCCACCGCGACGACGGCGCCTCCTCCGGCCGCCGCGTCGTGCACGACGAGCTCTTGCTTGACGGAGTGGCCGACGGGCAGGTCCAGCCGCGCCTTCTTGGCGCTCTCGTCGGGCTTGTCCATCGCCGACGGCGAGCCCCTGCTCCTCCCCTCGGCGGCGCCGGCGCCCTGCATCCCGGCTCTTGCTCTTGGGGAAAGGAAAACCCTCTCCGGCCAAACTTTTCGTGTAGCAGGCGCAAGAACAAATGGGGCGAGGAAAAGGGGAGCTCGGCCGGTACCGCACTACCAAAATGCTTCCTTCATCACTGACCGGTGCAGAGTTCTTCTACTCCCGTCCCTGCGCTTGCCACTATTCCACACAGCCCCCACAGTAACTGAGCAATTCGATGGTTTTCTAttggtgaggggggggggggggggggggggggggggggggcatatccACTTGCATGCATCTATGTTTAAGTCCATATCTTTCATCAGTGAACTGTTTTTCAAGTCTTTGCTTAGGTCCATGAATTTCAAACCAAACTTGAGTTCCGACTTCGAAAGAAAGCCGGATATAGTTGGTTCCTCGCTCGACTTCAAGGCGGTGTTACCGGGGGAAGCGGCGGTAGTTTTGAGTCCGTGACGGTCTGGTCAACAAAGAAGTAAATAAAATGAAAAGGACGTTAAAGATGAACGGTGAATTGGATAATCAAATTTAGAATCCGCTCAAATTTGAGGAAAATCAACATCTGAAGGCAATTATTGGAAAATCccaaaaagtaaaaataataataTATTATTAGGAGCATTCATGGACCATCATGAAACAAGGCAAATTATCATGAATACTCGCAAAATATTTGTAACAATCCTCCAATTCCCCGTTTCTCGATATTACTTGTGATTTTTCTTGTTCGTTTCTAGCAAGACCCATATGTTGTTGGTACCATCTATAGGAAGTACGTTTAGAAAAAATACTCAacattttgcttgacttttaaaaAGATTTTGTATTTTTTAGTAAAAACAAGACTTTAGTTCTATTAATTATTAAaattcgttttcttatgttttctttttctatGTTTCATGCTAGGCTGCTACAACATGCAAAAACACTAATGTGTCTCCAGCCAATCCAACCGCTTTGAGTGGCATGAGAGATCTCATCTACCTGGTCTTAGAAGTTAGGGGTTTAAGCGTATATTTAAAAAAAGAACCGGAAGCCAAAGCTAAGCTTGCCTAACAAAGAAAATCAAAACTGTGTTCTTTTATCAATAGTATAGAGAGAAGTTAAGTGCAATCATTAGTAACTCTACTTTGCGTGTTCATGCCGTTTACGGCCTACATTTTCTTCCAAATTTTGCATGTAGACTAGAGCTCTTAAAAATTTGACTTGTTTTCTTAAATGTTTTAATTCTTGTTTGGGGTTTAATGGAATGGTTGTACCTCTACCCATTTGACTAGAGACCAACTTCATATTCAAAGCCGTGCATATCTCACTAACATGGTAAAAGACGTACTGGTAGACAATATAGTATCTATTCCTTGCTTTTCGTGCTCCACAAAAATTTAAATTTTACTGTGATAAAAGACATCATCTGTATATAACTCGCCTTTGAGGAGCAATTTAGTCAACTAACTCATAAAATGCCCTAGAGACAAAAGATGCCACTTTGGCTCGATCTTTGACGTGGCTTGGGTCCCACTTGTTTTTGACGCGAGAGAGGTTGAAGAGGCGCCAACGCTTTGTCAGATTTTAGTGAAACCCGCTTCTCTCTCACACTGTCACACGTGCGGCCACCTCAAAGGTGATGAATAAGCATACGACGAGGTGATCAACAACACACACATGATTAAACTTTGGCTAGTCGGCGATGGATCTTCTGCAACGTGAACTTGGCAGTGCATATCCATGGGCAATAACTGCATTCCGCTAGGGTTAAGCGGCTTTGCGCTAAGATGTGACAAGAGATGTAACTCATGAACCACCTCTATGACGATAAGAATGTGGTTGTGAACTAGCGTGGATGTATAATATTTTTCTTTAGCCGAAAGGAGTGGGACTTAACGCAATGCACACAAAACCTTTTTCTTCACGAATCACTACCCTCATTCGCTCTTCTTTTTTCAGTTTAACCGAACGTCAGTCGTTTGAAAGTGAAATATGAGTAAGTCAAATTTTGTTGGGAAGGGAGGATGAGGCGCACAGAGCGCCTCCGTCACCGATGACAAGTTTATCTTGTCTATCTTAGGGTTGCAGGTTCGTCAGGGAAGCAACCATATTGGTGTTCtagaggaaagggggggggggttgccggTTCACTGAGAAATTTCAGGTGGTTCGCCGGTTTAGAGGGATGACCGAGGGTGGTGGTAAGCCCGGTGGTGGGGGGAAGGTGAGGCGGCGGAGGTTAGGTAGTTCTGGGCTGGGCTGACGGCggtgagagatagaagagaagctcCGCATAAAGTTCAAGGTTGAAGATGGAGCACACTATAAATTTATCCGACGTATTCAAAAGGAGGTTGGGATAGGAGGGGGAAATCGACCGATCCTCTGCAAAATATAATTTTTTTATCCGACTGACGCCTAGCCGCTCATTTTTATTTTCACCACTGGCATTTTATCTCGACAGCCAGCACAACCAAACCCTCACCTAAACCTGGCCTCGCACAAGCTCTGCTTCCCCGGTTCCCCTTCCCTTCCCTGCCACGCACACCTCGGCTCTGCTCCGAGCCGCCCCCATTGAGGGCTGCCCGCCCATGGCGGAAGAACCTTCGGTGAAGAGGACCAAGACGGAGGACCTGGGAGCCGGGTcagagccagacgcggcggcggctgcggcggcggcggcggcggaagaagGGGAGAGGCCGAGCGGCGAGGTGACCGTCAAGATACAGTCCAAAGCTCTCTGCTGCAGGATCTGCTCCGAGCCCCTCAAGCCGCCCATCTTCAAGGTGACACCTCCCGCCGCATTCCGTCCCTCTTCTTGTTCTTTAATTTCATTTGCCCGGATGGGTTCCTGAGAGCAGAGTGTGCATCAGATGTGGCCGTAGCTGCTCCTCTCACTGATACCAGTAGGCTGTAGGCCGCTACTACCGCACATGGGCTGTTTTCTCTGAAATGTGTACTATCTGATATGATGCCAGTGGAGTGGATTGGCATTTCCACTGGCTTGAATTGCAGTTGTGCCTTGTCTCCTAATCAAAGGAAAAAGATGCTTCATCTGTTCTTGGTAGGATGCACGAATAGCACCTTGCAGGGTCCTGATTGGTTGCGT is from Triticum aestivum cultivar Chinese Spring chromosome 3A, IWGSC CS RefSeq v2.1, whole genome shotgun sequence and encodes:
- the LOC123059888 gene encoding E3 ubiquitin-protein ligase SINA-like 10, encoding MQGAGAAEGRSRGSPSAMDKPDESAKKARLDLPVGHSVKQELVVHDAAAGGGAVVAVAPEHSPRAELAVKIDMCVLHCPLCTLPFKPPVFQCKGGHLACGGCAAQQPSGQCGACADGCGFFDPCPALDAVVSSTRVQCPNAGCHRYVTYHQAEEHRSACAHAPCRCTEHGCGFVGAASDLAAHLSAAHSVPVRPIHYGKVSRFQVPVSTPRLLLVGDDDGRVFLLTVGALGAAATAVSVVCARGSAATKPRFTCKMWVNLTASAAANGGKADIVLVEMQMRSSTSPGAVVAAGEPTFLAVPPVYLVPGADGGDAMEVPLNVRIDKALPWSD